In Oncorhynchus nerka isolate Pitt River linkage group LG21, Oner_Uvic_2.0, whole genome shotgun sequence, the genomic window aaacttttgactggtactgtatatacatagagATGAAGTGTCATTTTTATTTATGTGGTACAGATCATCTCTGCTCCTCTTCACCTTCCCTCCAGAGTCCCTTCAGTTATCTCGTTGTCACTGAAGAGGAGGTTCCCCCTGAGCAGCAGCACTGTGAGCAGGAGAGGAGAACCAGTCTGCAGCAGGAGGACCGAGAACCCAAACAGAttaaagaggaacaggaggaactCTGGACCtgtcaggaggaagagcagcttcaaTGGCAGGAGGCTGATAGTGTGTTCAAATTCCCTCTTTGTGTGAAAAGTAAATGTGATCCGGAAAACCCACTTCAGTCCTTTACTCTTCCCCAAACCCAGAcggtggagaacagagagagtgcCTTTAAACCAGTGGATCTCCCACATTTTGTCACTTTTACCCACCTAAAGGGTCTCGACATTCCCTGTGACCCCCCCAGATAATCAAAACGATTCCTACAGCCACAGCTCAGCTGTAAGCAGTGACCCAGTAGGACTTAGGCTGCTGTCACCATTCCATCCCAGTCCACCATTGAATCCCAACCTATCAATGGGGGAACACTGTTGCAAACCCGGCACCATGTCTAGAAAAGCTCTCCGCTGCTGTGACTGTGGTGAAACGTTTGCTCTGAAAGCTGACCTGCAGGAGCATGTGACTCTCGCCAAGAAGATACCCAGCGAATGCCACCTCTGCCAAAAACTCTACAACTCCACCTGTAAATTGAAGGCCCATGTCAGACTCTGTCACGTGGAGAGACCCTGCACCTGCCCCTTTTGTGGAAAGACCTTCAAACTCAAAGGACATCTGTCCAGACATATGaggattcacacaggagagaaaccatttgGCTGTGGTGATTGTGGGAAAAGCATCATTCAGAAGGGGGACCTAATGAGGCACATactgactcacacaggagagaaaccatttagctgtgGGAAAAGCTTCAATCGGAAGGGGAACCTAACTGAACATATACGGACTTGCACATACTGACTTACACAGGAAAGAAAGTTTACAAAGaaacaaattaattaattaggaCGAAGGCATCTTGTCAGATGGAAAACACTCTTTAGAAAAGCAACTCGATCATTCATTCTGTGGGTTTCAGATAGATGTCATGAATTTATTTTTGCTAAACGTTCTatgtaaataaagtttgatttgatccaACAGTAGCGTAAACTCATGGTCTGCTGTTCAAAGTCTCTAGAAAACACTTTGTTAATTTGTTTTAGAACGTCTCCAGAATAATCCAAGAAACTGTCCTTGCACTCGTCAGAATTTTTCAATCTATAGATTCAATCTATGGGCAGATGTGTTTCCCCTGATGGTTATGAGTAGGATTTGTGGAGCCAGTGGAGGGttaactgatcctagacctgtaTGTCTACGGGCAATGTCTGGACCTTTATGGCACAGGACTGTGGACATACCCCCATTTGTCAGTTCCTCTTCAACCACT contains:
- the LOC115103816 gene encoding LOW QUALITY PROTEIN: zinc finger protein 467-like (The sequence of the model RefSeq protein was modified relative to this genomic sequence to represent the inferred CDS: deleted 2 bases in 2 codons); this encodes MSTLQMLQVFLNERLTAAAVEIFGAFEKTVVEYQEENDNLRRLLQITPDINLFRKGSHSPFSYLVVTEEEVPPEQQHCEQERRTSLQQEDREPKQIKEEQEELWTCQEEEQLQWQEADSVFKFPLCVKSKCDPENPLQSFTLPQTQTVENRESAFKPVDLPHFVTFTHLKGLDIPCDPPDNQNDSYSHSSAVSSDPVGLRLLSPFHPSPPLNPNLSMGEHCCKPGTMSRKALRCCDCGETFALKADLQEHVTLAKKIPSECHLCQKLYNSTCKLKAHVRLCHVERPCTCPFCGKTFKLKGHLSRHMRIHTGEKPFGCGDCGKSIIQKGDLMRHILTHTGEKPFSCGKSFNRKGNLTEHIRTCTY